TGGTGAACGTCGGCCCCTTCATCCACCAGATCAGCCCCGAAGCGGTGCGCTTCTGCAACGAACGCGACTTCCCGATGTTCCGCGTTCCATGGAGCGAGCATATGGCGCAGATCATGCACTTGTTCAGCCTGTCCATCACCATGAGCGAGAAACACAACATGGAGCTGGCCGCCGCTTTGGAGAACGCGATTTTCATGCCGACGCGCGAGGATCTGTATCTCGAGACCATGGAGCGCAGCGGATTCGGCAAGGATTGGAATTACTGCGTCGCCGTGTTCGAAGTATGTGCCGAGGACGGAGAACCGGTCCCGGACGCGCGGATGGATTCCTGCGCCGCCCGCATCGAAACACTGCTGACCAGCCGCCAATGGCATGCGGTGCAACTGACCATCGGCCACCGTATCGCGCTGGTGTTCACACGATACGACATCGGCGCGGTAAGCGATATGACCCAAGCGGCGACGGCCACATGCGCCGAGTTCTTGGGGGAAGGCACCCGCGTATTCGTCGGAGTGGGCAAGGTGACGAGATCCGCCCGATGCATCGGCAAAAGCTACCGTCAGGCGCTGGCTCTGGAACGCCTGCAATGGCTGCATGGCACGGATGGCGAACCGTTCCTGTATGACGATGCCGGCTCCGACAAGCTGCTGCTCTCCGTCAACGATCCGGAGATCCTCGCCGACTATTACGACACCACAATCGGCCCACTGGCCAAACACGACCAGCTCAACGGCGGGGATCTCGTGGAGACGCTGCGCAATTATCTCGCTTTTTCGGGGAGCATCAAGGAGACCAGCGAGCGCATGTTCGTGCATCGCAATACGGTGAGCTACAAGTTGGGCAAAATACAGGATCTGCTCGGCGTGAATCTGTCGGACTTCCGCACGCGCGAGGAGATGTCGATTGGATTTCGGGTCAAGGAGCTGCTTGACTGCGTGCCTGCGGAAGGTATGGACGGCGCCTCACGCGGCACGGCCGGATAGCGGCCGATCCGCCCGTCCGGCCCAGCGGCCGCCACTCCGAAACCATCCTATTGTTGTGCTGCAGCACAAACAACCTTAGGCGCTGAATCGTTGTCGCCACTCCCCGTCCTTCCTAGACTGCAAATCAGGTCAAGAAAATCAAGCATTTCCTTGAACGAGCAGAACCACACCGGGGACATCACAACAAGCCGAATTCTATGCATAGCGCATATTCCGGCACCCCATCACGGAAGGAACGATTATGGAAGAGCTGACGGGCGAGGAAGTCGCCGCCCTGCATCGCGATCACGTCATGCAGTCCTGGCACAAGCAGGGCGAGGCCGTCATGCCGATCAAGCGGGCCGAAGGCATCTATTTCTGGGACTACGACGGCAACCGTTACGCCGATATGAGTTCCCTGCTCGTATGCTCCAATCTCGGACATGAGCTGCCCGAAATCGTGGATGCGATCAAAAAGCAGGCCGACACGATGTGCTTCATGTCGCCCGCCTACGCCTCCGAGCCGAAATCCCGGCTGGCCAAGATGCTCGTCGATCTCGCCGGCCCCGACTTCTACCAGCGCGTGTTCTTCACCAACGGCGGCACGGACTCCAACGAGAACGCCATCAAGATGGCTCGCATGGTCACCGGCAGGCCGAAGATCTTCTCCTGCTACCGCTCATACCACGGTTCGACCATCGGATCATCGAACGCCTCGGGGGACTGGCGTCGCTTCGCCGCCGAGATGGGCGGCACCGCGCCGGGCTTCGTGCATTTCATGAATCCGAACATGTACGAAGACGGCTACACGCGTGGCGTGGACGACGAGGCCGTCACCAAGGAGTATCTGCATCGGCTCGACGAGCAGCTGCAATATGAGGGCCCCGATACCGTGGCCGCGATCCTTATGGAGTCCATCGTAGGCGCGAATGGCGTGATCCTGCCGCCCGAAGGCTATATGGAGGGCGTGAGGGCCCTATGCGACAAGTACGGCATCCTCATGATATGCGACGAGGTGATGGCCGGCTTCTGCCGCACCGGCAAGATGTTCGCCTGGCAGAATTTCGACCTGAAGCCCGACATCTTCACCTTCGCCAAAGGCGTGACCTGCGGCTACGTGCCCCTGGGCGGCGTCGTCGTCTCCAAGGCGGTCTCCGACTATTTCACCGACCATGTGCTGCAATGCGGACTGACCTACTCGGGACATACGCTCGCATGCGCCGCCGGCGTGGCCGCCGTCAACTACTACCTCGACCATGACATCGCCGCGCACGTCAAGCGGATGGAGGGCATCCTCAAGCCCTTCCTCGACGACATGGCGTCCAAGCACAAGTGCGTGGGCGAGGCCCGCTGCATCGGACTGTTCGCCGCCCTGACCATCGTACGCAACAAGAAGACGCGCGAGCTCATGGCGCCGTACCACGCCTCCAACAGCGTCATGCCGCAGATCATGGGCAGACTGATGAAGCAGGGGTTCGCCACATTCGGCCGCGAAACCAATGTGAACATCTGCCCGCCGCTGACCATCACCGCCGAGCAGCTCAGGCAGGAGCTTCCCAAGCTCGACGAGACGCTCACCTGGGTTGACGAGAACCTGTGCGACTGACGGGAGCCGAACATGCTATGGGATTATGAGCAGCCCGTGACCATCCGTTTCGGCTGCGGACGGGTCACCGAGATCGCTGACGTGGCGGAGTCCCACGGATGGGAGAACGGTTTGATCGTCTCCTCCGAGCATTTCGTGCGCGACGGCACGACGGACCGTCTCATCGAAGCCTCCAACGGTCGGCTGACGGCCGCGTTCAGCGACTTCTCCCCCAATCCGGACGTCGCTGAGGTGGATGACTGCGCCGCCGTCATCCGCGCGCGCGGCCACGGCTTCGTGGTGGCGATGGGCGGCGGCAGCGCCATGGATCTGGCGAAGGCCGCGGCGAGCATCGCCTTAACCGACGACTCCATCGCCGACTATCACGGCACCGGCAAAGCGATGCCGGTCGACCACCTACCGCTGATCGCGGTGCCGACCACCGCCGGGACCGGCAGCGAGGTCACCTGCGTGGCGGTGCTCACCAACCGCAAGCTCGGCAGAAAGGCGCCGATCGTCTCATCCGGATTCTTCCCGTCCGTGGCGATCGTCGACCCGGAGTTGACCGTTTCCGTACCGCCGAAAGTCACCGCCTCCTGCGGCATGGATGTGCTCAGCCAGGCGATCGAGGGATACTGGAGCAAGGGCCATCAGCCGATCTGCGACGCCTGCGCCGTGCATGCCGCCGGACTGGTGTTCGACTATCTGCCGCGCGCCGTCGCCGACGGTTCCGACCTGCAAGCGCGCGAGAAGATGTGCGAGGCGTCGCTGATCGCCGGGTTGGCGTTCACGCTGCCGAAGACCACATCCTCACACGCCTGCTCCTTCCCCCTGACCAACATCCACGGCATCCCCCACGGCGAGGCCTGCGGGCTGACGCTTGACTGGTTCGTCCGCGTGAACAAAAACGCACAGAGCGGCCGCGTGCAGCATTTCGCCCGCACACTGGGTTTCGCCGACGCCGACGCGATGGCCGACGCGATCCACGATCTTAAAACGCGCATCGGCATGCGCACGGGATTGGCCGACCTGCATCTGAACGACGGGCAGATAGCCGATCTGGTGCGCATCAGCCGCCATCCGAATCTGTACAACAATCCGGTGGACGTCACCGACGGCATGCTCGAGGACATGTACCGGCACCTGGCGGCCATCGCCTGACCCGGACCGCCCGCACCTCACCCATTCCACAGAGAGGAACCGACCATGGGCACGTTACGACTCAAAATCAAGAACACCCCGCACGCCTTGCAGGCGCTGGCCTCGCTGGCGCTGCTCCTGCTCGTCTGGTGGGCGGCCACGGCCGCAGGGCTGGTCAATCCGCTGTATCTGCCGGGGCCCGGCGAAGTATGGAACGCCTTCGTCGAAGCGAATATCTGCCGGCCGATGTCGACGGATTCGGACCGCATCATATGCGGCGAACAGCAGTATTTCCTATGGCAACATCTGTTGGTGAGCCTGCAGCGCATCGGCATCGGCATGGCTTTGGCGATCGTCGCGGGCATGCTCATCGGATTCGTGCTCGCCGAGGTCGAATGGATCAGCCGCATCTTTCTGCCATACATCAATTTCGTACGCGCACTGCCGCCGCTGGGCTACATCGGCCTGCTCATCGTGTGGTTCGGCATCGGCGACACCACAAAAATCTGGCTGCTGTTCCTAGCCGCGTTCCCGCCGATCGTTCTCGCCACACTCGACGGCATCAACGGTGTGAGCAGGGACCGCGTCAACTCGGCGCGGGCATTGGGCGCAGGCACATTCCAAACCTTTATATTCGTGGTGTTTCCCAGCGCGCTGCCTTCGATCATGAACGGCATCCGGCTGGCGGTCGGGTTCGCGTGGACCACCGTGGTCGCGGCCGAACTCAACAACGGCATTCCCGGCATCGGAGCGCTGGCCTACCTATCCGGCACCGAACTCAACACACCGCTGACCATCGCCTGCATCTTCGTCATCGGCATCGCCGCATTGCTGCTGGACGGACTGATCCAACTCATCACCAGACTCGTCACCCCCTGGGTGGGGCAGGAC
Above is a window of Bifidobacterium eulemuris DNA encoding:
- a CDS encoding aminotransferase class III-fold pyridoxal phosphate-dependent enzyme, whose product is MEELTGEEVAALHRDHVMQSWHKQGEAVMPIKRAEGIYFWDYDGNRYADMSSLLVCSNLGHELPEIVDAIKKQADTMCFMSPAYASEPKSRLAKMLVDLAGPDFYQRVFFTNGGTDSNENAIKMARMVTGRPKIFSCYRSYHGSTIGSSNASGDWRRFAAEMGGTAPGFVHFMNPNMYEDGYTRGVDDEAVTKEYLHRLDEQLQYEGPDTVAAILMESIVGANGVILPPEGYMEGVRALCDKYGILMICDEVMAGFCRTGKMFAWQNFDLKPDIFTFAKGVTCGYVPLGGVVVSKAVSDYFTDHVLQCGLTYSGHTLACAAGVAAVNYYLDHDIAAHVKRMEGILKPFLDDMASKHKCVGEARCIGLFAALTIVRNKKTRELMAPYHASNSVMPQIMGRLMKQGFATFGRETNVNICPPLTITAEQLRQELPKLDETLTWVDENLCD
- a CDS encoding iron-containing alcohol dehydrogenase family protein, producing the protein MLWDYEQPVTIRFGCGRVTEIADVAESHGWENGLIVSSEHFVRDGTTDRLIEASNGRLTAAFSDFSPNPDVAEVDDCAAVIRARGHGFVVAMGGGSAMDLAKAAASIALTDDSIADYHGTGKAMPVDHLPLIAVPTTAGTGSEVTCVAVLTNRKLGRKAPIVSSGFFPSVAIVDPELTVSVPPKVTASCGMDVLSQAIEGYWSKGHQPICDACAVHAAGLVFDYLPRAVADGSDLQAREKMCEASLIAGLAFTLPKTTSSHACSFPLTNIHGIPHGEACGLTLDWFVRVNKNAQSGRVQHFARTLGFADADAMADAIHDLKTRIGMRTGLADLHLNDGQIADLVRISRHPNLYNNPVDVTDGMLEDMYRHLAAIA
- a CDS encoding PucR family transcriptional regulator; translated protein: MSVRLKELVDQARGQGHDIALVAGAGGLDHAVRWVHMVENEEIAGFLEGQEIAFTTGIGLESQEDLVGLTHSAYDSGASGIVVNVGPFIHQISPEAVRFCNERDFPMFRVPWSEHMAQIMHLFSLSITMSEKHNMELAAALENAIFMPTREDLYLETMERSGFGKDWNYCVAVFEVCAEDGEPVPDARMDSCAARIETLLTSRQWHAVQLTIGHRIALVFTRYDIGAVSDMTQAATATCAEFLGEGTRVFVGVGKVTRSARCIGKSYRQALALERLQWLHGTDGEPFLYDDAGSDKLLLSVNDPEILADYYDTTIGPLAKHDQLNGGDLVETLRNYLAFSGSIKETSERMFVHRNTVSYKLGKIQDLLGVNLSDFRTREEMSIGFRVKELLDCVPAEGMDGASRGTAG
- a CDS encoding ABC transporter permease; the encoded protein is MGTLRLKIKNTPHALQALASLALLLLVWWAATAAGLVNPLYLPGPGEVWNAFVEANICRPMSTDSDRIICGEQQYFLWQHLLVSLQRIGIGMALAIVAGMLIGFVLAEVEWISRIFLPYINFVRALPPLGYIGLLIVWFGIGDTTKIWLLFLAAFPPIVLATLDGINGVSRDRVNSARALGAGTFQTFIFVVFPSALPSIMNGIRLAVGFAWTTVVAAELNNGIPGIGALAYLSGTELNTPLTIACIFVIGIAALLLDGLIQLITRLVTPWVGQD